From one Streptomyces sp. CA-210063 genomic stretch:
- a CDS encoding tetratricopeptide repeat protein, translating into MSQFTDITDFDELRRAMAENYEQPEGPARNARAELLLVEAEKLNVPLAVIEALGHQLKVYNYSSEKDKMFVPFARLLRMWDERPEDFDEYEIHSLHWVFKWMSAGMLNQPHIPLASIEKWLGEMEHRYRLAGHSERAVRSAEFSVAAHIGDLARAERAYGAWLAADRDSMADCLACELHGQGWWQARRREDAEALQLWAPVLEGEYTCAHEPHTVLASSLVPLLRLGRPEEARAHHLRGFRLVRAMESMRGAYADHVEFCALTGNEARGLELLAERPAYFTDSGDPRSKLDFMSVVALLMGRLTARGFGDQTVPGPAGRTWTARELATHAREEALSLAALFDERNGTAYVSTHVRERMDRSPLLDRLPLGVRSTRSVVAVPAPRPPAAVERWEAAAAPDDLPALLAEARRLSASLHPGSVDAWAAVARTAEAEGAELDAWDRAEIVDHEAIGLGPEGRALFERAAELYEEAGDPGEALAARARGANVHALTGHPDAALELISEPYEKILVLWAEGGTGVRQTASVLVGRARILVQRTHETEDAGAAALAEAAVRELAEFVEPRREEDIRLASRAAEARAMLGELAAHGGDAQAAAGLFAEAAERYVAAGLPWFAVQYEARLAGVAQHLGDLETAERAARAALEHGGSDLEPLGHAQLHLQLAELLGADERIEQAAEHALEAAHWADEAGEGPTLGAWARHLLGGLLLRLGRWAEAAEVLESALPDLTAETHGDGAVAQTLWWLGDCHTELGEHREAAERWLRAADIARLWPEQRDHAMLAHLAAEALARAGLPADSDRAYARAVDLWGELGNVHGYVRALRARAWYAAREGREGAKPSALDEARELMGDAVVGCEAALSDVTGEENRRRIVAELGETCRQFGDLLARSVAEDAELASFRPVFEEALGFVERAVSAYASLGAEFLDARTAAELAAGWLEADLRRGAAASGRARGVLSAFAGRDDETAGARRAEAERLLEVAEALGEG; encoded by the coding sequence ATGAGCCAGTTCACCGACATCACGGATTTCGACGAGCTGCGCCGCGCCATGGCGGAGAACTACGAGCAGCCGGAGGGCCCGGCGCGCAACGCGCGCGCGGAGCTGCTGCTCGTGGAGGCCGAGAAGCTGAACGTCCCGCTGGCCGTGATCGAGGCACTCGGGCACCAGCTGAAGGTCTACAACTACAGCTCCGAGAAGGACAAGATGTTCGTCCCCTTCGCGCGGCTGCTGCGCATGTGGGACGAGCGCCCGGAGGACTTCGACGAGTACGAGATCCACTCCCTGCACTGGGTGTTCAAGTGGATGTCGGCCGGCATGCTGAACCAGCCGCACATCCCGCTCGCCTCCATAGAGAAGTGGCTCGGTGAGATGGAGCACCGCTACCGGCTCGCCGGGCACTCGGAACGGGCGGTGCGCAGCGCCGAGTTCAGTGTGGCCGCGCACATCGGTGACCTGGCGCGGGCCGAGCGGGCGTACGGGGCGTGGCTGGCCGCCGACCGGGACTCCATGGCCGACTGTCTCGCGTGCGAGCTGCACGGCCAGGGCTGGTGGCAGGCCCGGCGGCGCGAGGACGCGGAGGCGCTTCAGTTGTGGGCGCCCGTCCTGGAGGGCGAGTACACGTGCGCCCACGAGCCGCACACCGTCCTGGCGTCCTCCCTGGTGCCCCTGCTGCGCCTGGGGCGCCCGGAGGAGGCCCGGGCCCACCATCTGCGCGGTTTCCGGCTGGTGCGGGCCATGGAGAGCATGCGGGGCGCGTACGCGGACCACGTGGAGTTCTGTGCCCTGACCGGCAACGAGGCGCGCGGCCTGGAGCTGCTGGCCGAGCGTCCGGCGTACTTCACGGACTCGGGGGACCCGCGCAGCAAGCTGGACTTCATGAGTGTGGTGGCCCTGCTCATGGGCCGTCTCACGGCACGTGGGTTTGGCGATCAAACCGTCCCCGGCCCCGCCGGCCGTACCTGGACCGCCCGCGAACTGGCCACGCACGCGCGCGAGGAGGCCCTTTCCCTCGCCGCGCTCTTCGACGAGCGCAACGGCACGGCGTACGTCAGCACGCATGTCCGGGAGCGGATGGACCGGTCGCCGCTGCTGGACCGGCTGCCGCTGGGAGTGCGCTCCACGCGGTCCGTCGTTGCGGTGCCGGCGCCCCGGCCGCCCGCCGCCGTCGAGCGGTGGGAAGCCGCTGCGGCCCCGGACGACCTGCCCGCGCTCCTCGCCGAGGCGAGGCGGCTCTCCGCGTCCCTGCATCCCGGCTCCGTCGACGCCTGGGCCGCCGTGGCGCGTACCGCCGAGGCCGAGGGCGCGGAGCTCGACGCCTGGGACCGCGCGGAGATCGTCGACCACGAGGCGATCGGCCTCGGCCCTGAGGGCCGTGCCCTCTTCGAACGGGCGGCCGAGCTGTACGAGGAGGCCGGCGACCCGGGCGAGGCCCTGGCGGCACGCGCGCGTGGGGCGAACGTCCATGCCCTGACGGGCCACCCGGATGCGGCCCTGGAGCTGATCTCCGAGCCGTACGAGAAGATCCTCGTCCTCTGGGCGGAGGGCGGGACGGGCGTACGGCAGACGGCGTCCGTGCTGGTGGGGCGGGCGCGGATCCTCGTGCAGCGGACGCACGAGACGGAGGACGCCGGTGCGGCGGCCCTCGCCGAGGCCGCCGTGCGGGAGCTGGCGGAGTTCGTCGAGCCACGCCGGGAGGAAGACATACGGCTGGCCTCGCGGGCCGCGGAGGCGCGGGCGATGCTCGGGGAGCTGGCCGCGCACGGCGGGGACGCGCAGGCCGCCGCCGGGCTGTTCGCGGAGGCCGCGGAGCGGTATGTGGCGGCCGGGCTGCCGTGGTTCGCGGTGCAGTACGAGGCGCGGCTCGCCGGGGTCGCGCAGCATCTCGGAGACCTGGAGACCGCCGAGCGGGCGGCTCGGGCGGCGCTGGAGCACGGCGGGTCGGACCTGGAGCCGCTGGGCCACGCCCAGCTGCACCTTCAGCTGGCCGAACTCCTCGGCGCCGACGAGCGGATCGAGCAGGCCGCGGAGCACGCCCTGGAGGCGGCGCACTGGGCCGACGAGGCGGGCGAGGGCCCGACCCTCGGCGCCTGGGCCCGGCATCTGCTCGGCGGGCTCCTGCTGCGGCTGGGGCGCTGGGCGGAGGCGGCCGAGGTGCTGGAGTCGGCTCTGCCGGATCTCACCGCCGAGACGCACGGCGACGGGGCCGTGGCCCAGACCCTGTGGTGGCTCGGCGACTGCCACACCGAGCTGGGTGAGCACCGTGAGGCCGCCGAACGGTGGCTGCGGGCCGCCGACATCGCCCGGCTGTGGCCCGAGCAGCGCGACCACGCCATGCTCGCGCATCTCGCCGCCGAGGCCCTCGCCCGCGCGGGGCTGCCCGCCGACTCCGACCGGGCGTACGCGCGCGCCGTCGATCTCTGGGGCGAGCTGGGGAACGTCCACGGGTATGTACGGGCGCTGCGGGCGCGGGCCTGGTACGCGGCGCGGGAGGGGCGCGAGGGTGCGAAGCCGTCGGCTCTGGACGAGGCACGGGAGTTGATGGGCGACGCCGTGGTGGGCTGCGAGGCGGCGCTGTCCGATGTGACCGGTGAGGAGAACCGGCGGCGGATAGTCGCCGAACTCGGTGAGACCTGTCGGCAGTTCGGCGACCTGCTCGCCCGCTCCGTGGCCGAGGACGCGGAACTCGCCTCCTTCCGGCCGGTCTTCGAGGAGGCGCTCGGGTTCGTCGAGCGGGCGGTCTCCGCCTACGCCTCCCTCGGGGCGGAGTTCCTCGACGCGCGTACCGCCGCGGAACTCGCCGCGGGATGGCTGGAGGCCGATCTGCGGCGGGGTGCCGCCGCTTCGGGGCGGGCGCGGGGTGTGCTGTCCGCGTTCGCCGGGCGGGACGACGAGACGGCGGGGGCGCGGCGGGCGGAGGCGGAGCGGTTGCTGGAGGTGGCGGAGGCGCTGGGCGAGGGCTGA
- a CDS encoding DAK2 domain-containing protein: protein MPQVPQTFFDALAVRTWCGLALAALGRAREEIDAINVYPVADGDTGTNLYLTMESAVAAVEAVFAGHEAGGPPTGGPPTSKGKPTLAEAARAMAHGALIGARGNSGTILAQLLRGMAQVLADDSEAAHTDGQGLRLALRHAADSARDAVAHPVEGTVLTVASAAAEAATDAEGDCGTVARAAYEGAGTALAATPDQLAALARAGVVDAGGRGLVAVLAALVETFTGEAPRAVAVSGVHARVRDAAAAVDPVAEVCGAGGPAFEVIYLLEAEDAAVARLRRRLDALGDSLVVVGGDGLWNVHVHVDDAGAAVEAGVEAGRPYRIRVTHFGAEDAHMTGEAGRQPRERAQRAVVAVVPGEGLAGLYTEAGATTVLARPGEPPASGELVEAVRRAHAREVVLLPNDADLRHTAAAAAEQARAEGVRVALIPTRSAVQGIAALAVHEPDRRFDEDVVSMTSAAGATRYAEVVIAERQSWTMAGICQAGDVLGLIDGDVAVIGSDVTLTAAAVVDRMLAAGGEMVTLVLGDEAPAGVVDHVETRVRESYLAVDTVVYRGGRQGALLLIGVE, encoded by the coding sequence GTGCCGCAGGTGCCGCAGACATTCTTCGATGCTCTCGCGGTGCGCACCTGGTGCGGACTCGCGCTGGCGGCGCTGGGACGCGCGCGCGAGGAGATCGACGCCATCAACGTGTACCCGGTGGCCGACGGCGACACCGGCACGAACCTCTACCTGACCATGGAGTCGGCCGTGGCGGCCGTCGAGGCCGTGTTCGCGGGCCACGAGGCCGGCGGCCCGCCCACCGGCGGCCCGCCCACCAGTAAGGGGAAGCCCACGCTCGCCGAGGCCGCGCGGGCCATGGCGCACGGCGCGCTGATAGGGGCCCGGGGCAACTCCGGGACGATCCTCGCCCAGCTCCTGCGCGGTATGGCCCAGGTGCTCGCCGACGACAGCGAGGCGGCCCACACCGACGGCCAGGGCCTCCGGCTCGCGCTCCGGCACGCCGCCGACTCCGCCCGCGACGCCGTCGCCCACCCCGTCGAGGGCACCGTCCTCACGGTCGCCTCCGCGGCGGCCGAGGCGGCCACCGACGCCGAGGGCGACTGCGGCACGGTCGCCCGCGCGGCCTACGAGGGCGCCGGTACGGCCCTCGCGGCGACCCCCGACCAACTGGCCGCCCTGGCCCGCGCCGGCGTCGTGGACGCGGGCGGACGGGGCCTGGTGGCGGTGCTCGCGGCGCTGGTGGAGACGTTCACGGGGGAGGCGCCCAGGGCGGTCGCCGTTTCCGGTGTGCACGCGCGCGTGCGCGATGCCGCAGCCGCCGTCGACCCGGTGGCCGAGGTGTGCGGGGCGGGCGGGCCCGCCTTCGAGGTGATCTACCTCCTGGAGGCGGAGGACGCGGCCGTGGCCCGGCTGCGGCGGCGGCTCGACGCGCTGGGCGACTCACTGGTGGTGGTCGGCGGGGACGGGCTGTGGAACGTCCATGTGCACGTCGACGACGCCGGGGCCGCCGTGGAGGCCGGGGTCGAGGCCGGGCGGCCGTACCGGATCCGGGTCACGCACTTCGGGGCCGAGGACGCGCACATGACCGGTGAGGCCGGTCGGCAGCCGCGCGAGCGCGCCCAGCGGGCCGTCGTGGCCGTCGTGCCGGGGGAGGGGCTGGCCGGGCTGTACACCGAGGCCGGCGCCACCACGGTTCTGGCCCGCCCCGGGGAGCCGCCCGCCAGCGGGGAGCTCGTGGAGGCCGTTCGGCGGGCCCACGCGCGCGAGGTGGTGCTGCTGCCCAACGACGCGGACCTCCGTCACACGGCGGCCGCCGCGGCCGAGCAGGCCCGCGCCGAGGGTGTCCGGGTCGCCCTCATCCCCACCCGCTCGGCCGTCCAGGGCATCGCCGCCCTCGCCGTCCACGAGCCCGACCGCCGCTTCGACGAGGACGTCGTCTCCATGACCTCCGCCGCCGGAGCCACCCGCTACGCCGAGGTCGTCATCGCCGAGCGCCAGTCCTGGACCATGGCCGGCATCTGCCAGGCCGGCGACGTCCTCGGCCTCATCGACGGCGACGTCGCGGTCATCGGCTCGGACGTCACGCTGACCGCGGCGGCGGTGGTCGACCGAATGCTGGCCGCCGGCGGCGAAATGGTCACCCTGGTGCTCGGCGACGAGGCCCCCGCCGGCGTCGTGGACCACGTGGAGACGAGAGTGCGGGAGTCGTACCTGGCGGTGGACACGGTGGTGTACCGGGGCGGGCGGCAGGGGGCGTTGCTGCTGATCGGCGTGGAGTAG
- the rpmB gene encoding 50S ribosomal protein L28 produces MAANCDVCGKGPGFGNNISHSHRRTSRRWNPNIQRVRTVVSGTPKRVNACTSCIKAGKVSR; encoded by the coding sequence GTGGCTGCCAACTGCGACGTCTGCGGCAAGGGGCCGGGCTTCGGCAACAACATCTCGCACTCGCACCGCCGTACGTCCCGTCGCTGGAACCCGAACATCCAGCGCGTCCGTACCGTGGTCAGCGGGACGCCGAAGCGCGTCAACGCCTGCACCTCGTGCATCAAGGCCGGCAAGGTCTCGCGCTGA